One Euphorbia lathyris chromosome 1, ddEupLath1.1, whole genome shotgun sequence DNA segment encodes these proteins:
- the LOC136231363 gene encoding uncharacterized protein isoform X2, which yields MATSAFKSTTKRTPIGKTFTADTSRTSSARSLCRFSHPPRDGFSGDAKGRLDSSSLTSSARRLLDAPRDDLSGDWRFVTTIRGGSGFPVVRFHDLQFFESADRRRSSLRDGRFVTTIRGGSGGFPVVSFHDLQFFESADRRRSSLRRDGRFVTTIRGSGGFPVVSFHDLQFFESADRRRSSGGCSMSVPEAAEHPVDDDTNTGLYEMDGVDVSPSPCSYSGERRLFDADEYLNRETRWKRPHVLDYLVCNRMFF from the exons ATGGCCACTTCAGCCTTCAAGTCCACCACTAAACGGACGCCCATTGGTAAAACCTTCACCGCTGATACTAGTCGGACCTCTTCTGCTCGGAGTCTCTGTAGATTCTCCCATCCGCCCAGGGATGGATTCTCAGGCGATGCCAAAGGGAGGCTTGATTCTTCTAGTCTGACCTCTTCTGCTCGGCGTCTTCTAGATGCGCCTCGGGATGACTTGTCAGGCGATTGGAGGTTTGTTACCACAATCAGAGGAGGATCAGGTTTTCCTGTTGTTAGATTCCATGATCTTCAATTCTTTGAGTCCGCTGATCGAAGGCGTTCTTCGTTGAGGGATGGGAGGTTTGTTACCACAATCAGAGGAGGATCTGGAGGGTTTCCTGTTGTTAGCTTCCATGATCTTCAATTCTTTGAGTCCGCTGATCGAAGGCGTTCTTCGTTGAGGAGGGATGGGAGGTTTGTTACCACGATCAGAGGATCTGGAGGGTTTCCTGTTGTTAGCTTCCATGATCTTCAATTCTTTGAGTCCGCTGATCGAAGGCGTTCCTCTGGAGGGTGCTCGATGTCGGTTCCTGAG GCTGCTGAGCATCCCGTTGACGATGATACGAACACTGGGCTGTATGAAATGGATGGAGTTGATGTTTCTCCTAGCCCGTGTTCCTATAGTGGAGAGAGGCGACTGTTTGATGCTGATGAGTATCTTAATCGTGAAACTAGATGGAAGCGACCACACGTCCTTGATTATCTAGTTTGCAACCGAATGTTCTTTTAG
- the LOC136231363 gene encoding uncharacterized protein isoform X1, producing the protein MATSAFKSTTKRTPIGKTFTADTSRTSSARSLCRFSHPPRDGFSGDAKGRLDSSSLTSSARRLLDAPRDDLSGDWRFVTTIRGGSGFPVVRFHDLQFFESADRRRSSLRDGRFVTTIRGGSGGFPVVSFHDLQFFESADRRRSSLRRDGRFVTTIRGSGGFPVVSFHDLQFFESADRRRSSGGCSMSVPEVVGTWFIMQLDFFLVYHAVGFVFGSVSIVLTKLDLRFVVLSEPLISHAEKKAAEHPVDDDTNTGLYEMDGVDVSPSPCSYSGERRLFDADEYLNRETRWKRPHVLDYLVCNRMFF; encoded by the exons ATGGCCACTTCAGCCTTCAAGTCCACCACTAAACGGACGCCCATTGGTAAAACCTTCACCGCTGATACTAGTCGGACCTCTTCTGCTCGGAGTCTCTGTAGATTCTCCCATCCGCCCAGGGATGGATTCTCAGGCGATGCCAAAGGGAGGCTTGATTCTTCTAGTCTGACCTCTTCTGCTCGGCGTCTTCTAGATGCGCCTCGGGATGACTTGTCAGGCGATTGGAGGTTTGTTACCACAATCAGAGGAGGATCAGGTTTTCCTGTTGTTAGATTCCATGATCTTCAATTCTTTGAGTCCGCTGATCGAAGGCGTTCTTCGTTGAGGGATGGGAGGTTTGTTACCACAATCAGAGGAGGATCTGGAGGGTTTCCTGTTGTTAGCTTCCATGATCTTCAATTCTTTGAGTCCGCTGATCGAAGGCGTTCTTCGTTGAGGAGGGATGGGAGGTTTGTTACCACGATCAGAGGATCTGGAGGGTTTCCTGTTGTTAGCTTCCATGATCTTCAATTCTTTGAGTCCGCTGATCGAAGGCGTTCCTCTGGAGGGTGCTCGATGTCGGTTCCTGAG GTTGTTGGCACTTGGTTTATCATGCAGTTGGATTTCTTTTTAGTCTATCATGCAGTTGGATTTGTTTTTGGCTCAGTTTCAATTGTTTTGACTAAACTAGATTTAAGATTTGTGGTCCTTTCAGAGCCACTCATCAGTCATGCAGAGAAGAAG GCTGCTGAGCATCCCGTTGACGATGATACGAACACTGGGCTGTATGAAATGGATGGAGTTGATGTTTCTCCTAGCCCGTGTTCCTATAGTGGAGAGAGGCGACTGTTTGATGCTGATGAGTATCTTAATCGTGAAACTAGATGGAAGCGACCACACGTCCTTGATTATCTAGTTTGCAACCGAATGTTCTTTTAG